Proteins from a single region of Chloroflexota bacterium:
- a CDS encoding ABC transporter ATP-binding protein yields MIRIDSLSVSYGSHAALADVSLSIGAGEFVLISGPSGCGKSTLALALAGLIPQAVPARVSGRVTVDGLDTQQAPVPALARTVGIVFQNPATQLFNTTVEEEVGFAPRNIGLSATEIRSRVDEALETVGIAHLRTRKLRALSGGEQQRVAIASVLSLRPSVLVLDEPTAHLDWRGVEQLLAALERLRREHGVAVVLIEHRLAAAASVATRVVLMERGRIVADGAPGALLSDRALLAMLGLRYPWCDVGRRVDPVGPAPRPHGDEPLVALRGVSAGYGKHRVLDGLDLAIYPGQFVALVGENGAGKSTVARVLADIVHAAHGKVEWHPSLRRLPAGRRVGLLFQNPLNQLVCDYVDEEVAYGPTNYGVGADLGSLLAAADLEGLRRSRIQNLSAGQQQRTALAAALAVRPRLLILDEPTMGQDWAHLSRLMDYLTQLNENGQAILLITHDDRLVCRYARRIVRMAGGRIVADGAVPTTMPVVSPAEIAHTHR; encoded by the coding sequence ATGATTCGGATAGATTCCCTTTCGGTTTCCTATGGCTCCCATGCGGCGCTGGCCGACGTGTCGCTAAGCATCGGGGCGGGCGAGTTTGTGCTGATCAGCGGGCCTTCGGGGTGCGGCAAGAGCACGCTGGCGTTGGCCCTGGCCGGGTTGATCCCGCAGGCGGTGCCCGCGCGGGTGTCGGGCCGGGTTACGGTGGACGGCCTGGACACGCAGCAGGCCCCCGTGCCGGCCCTGGCAAGGACGGTGGGCATCGTCTTCCAGAACCCCGCGACGCAACTGTTCAATACCACCGTGGAAGAAGAGGTGGGTTTTGCGCCCCGCAACATCGGCCTGTCGGCGACGGAAATCCGGTCGCGGGTGGACGAGGCGCTGGAGACCGTGGGCATCGCGCATCTGCGAACGCGTAAATTGCGGGCGTTGTCGGGCGGCGAACAGCAGCGCGTGGCGATCGCGTCTGTGCTGTCGCTGCGCCCGAGCGTTCTGGTCCTGGATGAGCCGACGGCGCATCTGGACTGGCGCGGCGTGGAGCAGTTGCTGGCCGCGTTGGAGCGGCTGCGCCGGGAGCACGGCGTGGCGGTGGTCCTGATTGAGCATCGGCTGGCGGCGGCAGCATCGGTGGCGACGCGGGTGGTGCTGATGGAGCGCGGGCGAATTGTGGCCGACGGCGCGCCCGGGGCGTTGCTGTCGGACCGGGCGCTGCTGGCGATGTTGGGGCTGCGGTACCCCTGGTGCGACGTGGGCCGACGGGTGGACCCCGTTGGGCCAGCACCGCGACCGCATGGCGACGAACCGCTGGTGGCGTTGCGCGGGGTTTCGGCAGGCTACGGGAAGCATCGGGTCCTGGATGGGCTAGACCTGGCGATCTACCCCGGGCAGTTTGTGGCGCTGGTGGGGGAGAACGGCGCGGGGAAGAGCACCGTGGCGCGGGTGCTGGCCGACATCGTGCACGCCGCCCACGGCAAGGTGGAGTGGCACCCGTCGCTGCGACGGCTGCCGGCGGGGCGGCGCGTGGGACTCCTCTTCCAGAACCCGCTGAACCAGTTGGTGTGCGACTACGTGGACGAGGAGGTGGCCTACGGGCCGACGAACTACGGGGTGGGGGCCGACCTTGGGTCACTTCTGGCGGCGGCGGACCTTGAGGGGCTGCGTCGGAGCCGCATCCAGAACCTGAGCGCGGGGCAGCAGCAGCGCACCGCCCTGGCGGCGGCGCTGGCGGTCCGGCCGCGTCTGCTCATCCTGGACGAGCCGACGATGGGCCAGGACTGGGCACATTTGAGCAGGCTCATGGACTATCTCACGCAACTGAATGAAAACGGGCAAGCGATTTTGCTCATCACGCACGATGACCGCCTGGTGTGCCGATACGCGCGGCGGATTGTGCGGATGGCGGGAGGGCGCATTGTAGCGGACGGCGCGGTGCCGACGACCATGCCGGTGGTGAGTCCGGCAGAGATTGCTCACACGCACCGATGA
- a CDS encoding xanthine dehydrogenase family protein molybdopterin-binding subunit, whose translation MALNVVGQRVKRYDGLAHVAGETRFVDDVIVPGTLVAKGLRSPVPKGLIKKLDLSAAEKVPGVVAVITHKDVPNNRYGWGGDQYVLAEDHVRYKGELIAVVAAEDEDAALEAVDKMKLEIEEQEPVFDPLEAMKPDAPKVRPEGNIFMFGDSPCRKIIFGDINEGFKKADIIVEGKYHHQSLKHAQLEPHASLAVPEATGRLTIYTVSQAMYFHLTWVCNIVGLPMSKVRMIGGTVGGGFGSKNDVHADHITALLALKTGRPVKWRWTREEDLLFSTFRGSWDMEFKDGVTKDGRLVARQVKSIRDSGAYTSLNAYVVDKHCFLVAGPYFIPNVYVEGYCVYTNKPPASSMRGFGITPATYAGEMQMNKIAEALGMDPWELRFKNAFREGEMTATQRVVDAVALIETMQTLAGVVGKELPPHLKAMTSAQKREG comes from the coding sequence ATGGCGCTGAATGTAGTTGGACAAAGAGTCAAGCGGTATGACGGCCTTGCCCACGTAGCGGGCGAGACGCGCTTCGTGGATGATGTCATCGTCCCAGGTACCCTGGTAGCCAAAGGCCTCCGCAGCCCTGTCCCAAAGGGGTTGATCAAGAAGTTGGACCTGAGCGCCGCAGAAAAGGTCCCCGGTGTGGTAGCGGTCATCACCCACAAGGATGTTCCCAACAACCGCTACGGCTGGGGCGGCGACCAGTACGTGCTGGCCGAGGATCATGTGCGCTACAAGGGCGAGTTGATCGCCGTTGTCGCTGCGGAAGATGAAGACGCAGCCCTGGAAGCCGTGGACAAGATGAAGTTGGAGATTGAGGAGCAGGAGCCGGTATTTGATCCGCTGGAGGCAATGAAGCCCGACGCTCCCAAGGTTCGGCCCGAGGGCAACATCTTCATGTTCGGTGACAGCCCGTGCCGCAAGATCATCTTCGGCGACATCAACGAGGGCTTCAAGAAAGCCGACATCATCGTGGAAGGCAAGTACCATCATCAGAGCCTGAAGCATGCCCAGTTGGAGCCCCATGCGTCCCTGGCGGTGCCGGAGGCGACGGGCCGGTTGACCATCTACACGGTCAGCCAGGCGATGTACTTCCACCTGACCTGGGTGTGCAACATCGTGGGGTTGCCGATGAGCAAGGTGCGGATGATCGGCGGGACGGTGGGCGGCGGTTTCGGGTCCAAGAACGACGTGCACGCCGACCACATCACGGCGCTGCTGGCGCTGAAGACAGGCCGGCCGGTCAAATGGCGCTGGACGCGCGAGGAAGATCTCCTGTTCTCCACCTTCCGCGGCTCGTGGGATATGGAGTTCAAGGATGGCGTTACGAAGGATGGGCGGCTTGTGGCGCGGCAAGTCAAGAGCATCCGCGACTCGGGCGCCTACACGTCGCTGAACGCCTACGTGGTGGACAAGCATTGCTTCCTGGTAGCAGGCCCCTATTTCATCCCCAACGTTTACGTGGAAGGGTACTGCGTGTACACGAACAAGCCGCCTGCCAGTTCCATGCGCGGGTTTGGGATCACGCCGGCCACCTACGCGGGCGAGATGCAGATGAACAAGATCGCCGAGGCGCTAGGTATGGACCCGTGGGAACTGCGATTCAAGAACGCGTTCCGCGAGGGCGAGATGACGGCGACGCAGCGCGTGGTGGATGCGGTTGCGCTGATTGAGACGATGCAGACTTTGGCCGGGGTAGTGGGCAAGGAACTGCCGCCTCACCTGAAGGCGATGACCTCGGCGCAGAAGAGGGAGGGGTAG
- a CDS encoding PadR family transcriptional regulator, whose protein sequence is MARERALSAGPVLLGLLMPGPKHGYELHQEFAGSLGAVWQLGLSQLYAQLKTLEDEGLVACETEAQPNRPPRKVYSITDAGRAHFLNWLHEPTPHIRGIRLEFLSRLFLFRKLGLPGLGDLIDRQQALCRVRADAFARLVDGADDPFLKAVYEFRRGQVHAVMEWLDSCREML, encoded by the coding sequence ATGGCACGAGAACGAGCACTGTCGGCCGGTCCCGTCCTGCTGGGACTTCTCATGCCCGGCCCCAAGCACGGCTACGAACTGCACCAGGAGTTCGCCGGGTCGCTGGGGGCTGTGTGGCAGTTGGGCCTGAGTCAGTTGTACGCGCAACTCAAGACGCTGGAGGACGAGGGCCTGGTGGCCTGCGAGACCGAGGCGCAGCCCAACCGCCCCCCGCGCAAAGTGTACAGCATCACCGACGCGGGCCGGGCGCACTTCCTGAACTGGTTGCACGAACCTACCCCTCACATCCGCGGCATCCGACTGGAATTCTTGAGTCGGCTCTTTCTGTTCCGAAAACTCGGCTTGCCGGGACTCGGCGACCTCATTGATCGGCAGCAGGCGCTGTGCCGGGTCCGGGCCGACGCGTTTGCGCGACTGGTGGATGGAGCGGACGATCCGTTCTTGAAAGCGGTGTACGAATTCCGGCGAGGGCAGGTCCATGCTGTGATGGAGTGGCTGGATTCCTGCCGCGAGATGCTATGA
- a CDS encoding xanthine dehydrogenase family protein subunit M: protein MQEALDLLAKYGAKAHVLAGGTDIMVKVNRRQLAPEVLVYIGECGLNYIKDLGDKVVIGGATPFAEILRSDVVKQKLPLLAEAVKHIGTPAIRNAGTIGGNLVTASPAADSSVPLLALGASVKLASKSGERVVPLEEFFRGPGETVRKPDELLVEVIVPVPDKDLKFAYHKIGRRKAGTLSVVAGAVVFKAEGAPRGTALARDQACYFEKCTQARVVLNAVAPTPLVAKRASALLEGSALDAELIAKIAKTAAEETSPIDDVRASAWYRRQASEGLVKSLLERIVA, encoded by the coding sequence GTGCAAGAGGCCCTAGACCTGCTCGCCAAGTACGGGGCGAAGGCCCATGTTCTGGCTGGCGGCACCGACATCATGGTCAAAGTCAACCGCCGCCAACTTGCCCCCGAAGTCCTCGTGTACATTGGCGAGTGCGGCCTCAACTACATCAAAGACCTGGGGGACAAGGTCGTGATCGGGGGCGCGACTCCCTTCGCCGAGATACTCCGATCCGACGTCGTCAAGCAGAAACTGCCCTTGTTGGCCGAGGCCGTGAAGCACATCGGAACGCCCGCCATTCGCAACGCGGGCACCATCGGCGGCAACCTGGTAACGGCGTCGCCCGCGGCGGACTCGTCGGTGCCTCTCCTGGCGCTGGGCGCTTCGGTGAAACTGGCGTCCAAGTCGGGCGAGCGCGTGGTGCCGCTGGAGGAGTTCTTCAGGGGCCCCGGCGAAACCGTTCGCAAGCCGGATGAGTTGCTGGTGGAAGTGATCGTCCCCGTGCCCGACAAGGACTTGAAATTCGCCTACCACAAGATCGGGCGGAGGAAAGCCGGTACGCTGTCGGTGGTTGCGGGTGCGGTCGTCTTCAAGGCGGAAGGGGCGCCGCGCGGCACGGCGCTGGCGCGCGATCAGGCGTGCTACTTTGAGAAATGCACTCAGGCGCGCGTCGTGCTGAATGCTGTTGCGCCCACGCCGCTTGTGGCCAAGAGGGCATCGGCATTGCTGGAGGGGAGCGCGCTGGATGCCGAACTGATCGCCAAGATCGCCAAGACCGCAGCCGAGGAGACATCGCCCATTGACGACGTGCGTGCCTCCGCGTGGTACCGGCGTCAGGCCAGCGAGGGGCTTGTCAAGAGCCTCCTTGAGCGGATTGTAGCGTAG
- a CDS encoding transcriptional regulator codes for MQEAFAYPEEIVRDGFIIATYYTEMDRSSDVLAKARALAVGQSVGTWTPVPGVTPEMAARHMARVVAVYDLPPAELASDLPEGKRPVILQIAFPEINFGPQFPMLLTTLLGNEASTSSQVKLLDIQLSPTFAGGFQGPKFGIEGVRKHLAIFGRPILLNMIKPCTGFGPDEGAALFAEVARGGVDIIKDDELLGNPSFNTLSRRVAAYRRAAERVYEETGHRAAYCANITDRIDNLAENARRAQELGASMVMVNAAAVGLGALHMLADDKAIAIPILAHSAGAATLTENPRSGIASPLLLGKLVRLAGADAGMFNSVYTHYPFLRERYLRIAHMQRMPLFHLKPTLPTIGGGITPANAVRIIQDFGPDIMLAVGGAIQGHPDGAAAGARAMRQAIDAAVQGIPLDEQARQHPELKRALEVWGQ; via the coding sequence ATGCAAGAGGCATTTGCGTATCCAGAAGAGATTGTCCGCGACGGATTCATCATCGCCACGTACTACACGGAGATGGACCGTTCGTCCGATGTGCTGGCGAAGGCCCGCGCGCTGGCCGTGGGGCAAAGCGTGGGCACATGGACGCCCGTCCCCGGCGTAACGCCCGAGATGGCGGCGCGCCACATGGCCCGCGTCGTCGCCGTATACGACCTCCCTCCAGCCGAACTCGCGTCGGACCTGCCGGAAGGCAAGCGTCCCGTGATCCTGCAAATCGCCTTCCCGGAAATCAACTTCGGGCCTCAATTCCCGATGCTCCTGACCACGCTTCTGGGCAACGAAGCCTCCACCTCGTCGCAGGTCAAGTTGCTAGATATCCAACTTTCGCCCACCTTTGCCGGCGGCTTCCAAGGCCCCAAGTTCGGGATTGAAGGCGTGCGCAAGCACCTGGCCATCTTCGGGCGGCCCATCCTGCTGAACATGATCAAGCCCTGCACCGGATTCGGCCCCGACGAGGGAGCGGCGCTCTTCGCCGAAGTGGCGCGGGGCGGCGTGGACATCATCAAGGACGACGAACTCCTCGGCAACCCGTCGTTCAACACCCTGTCCCGTCGCGTAGCGGCCTATCGGCGGGCGGCGGAGCGCGTGTACGAGGAGACCGGCCACCGCGCCGCCTACTGCGCCAACATCACGGACCGCATAGACAACCTGGCGGAAAACGCCCGCCGCGCCCAGGAGTTGGGCGCTTCCATGGTCATGGTCAACGCGGCGGCGGTGGGTCTCGGCGCGCTCCACATGCTCGCGGATGACAAAGCCATCGCCATCCCCATACTGGCCCATTCGGCGGGCGCGGCAACTCTCACCGAGAACCCGCGTTCCGGCATCGCGTCGCCGCTCCTCCTGGGCAAGTTGGTACGGCTGGCCGGAGCGGACGCGGGCATGTTCAACTCCGTCTACACCCACTACCCCTTCCTGCGCGAGCGTTACCTGCGCATCGCGCACATGCAGCGCATGCCGCTGTTCCACCTCAAGCCCACGCTGCCCACCATCGGCGGCGGTATCACGCCAGCCAACGCCGTGCGAATCATCCAGGACTTCGGGCCGGACATCATGCTGGCCGTCGGCGGGGCAATCCAGGGGCACCCCGACGGCGCTGCCGCCGGAGCCAGAGCCATGCGCCAGGCCATTGACGCCGCAGTCCAGGGCATCCCCCTGGACGAGCAGGCGAGACAACATCCCGAACTGAAGCGCGCGCTGGAAGTCTGGGGGCAGTAG
- a CDS encoding (2Fe-2S)-binding protein — MYTLELKVNGRAYKVEVKATTTLLQVLREKLGITSPKIGCETGDCGACSVLVNGKLVKACITNALTVQGKEVLTVEGLGRPGALHPLQLAFHEHYAAQCGFCTPGMLMAAKALLDENPKPTREEVKEALSGNLCRCTGYVKIVEAVLAAAGEKA, encoded by the coding sequence ATGTACACATTGGAATTGAAAGTCAACGGTCGGGCTTACAAGGTAGAGGTGAAGGCCACGACGACCCTGCTGCAGGTGCTGCGGGAGAAGTTGGGCATTACCAGCCCGAAGATCGGTTGCGAGACCGGCGACTGCGGCGCGTGCTCGGTTTTGGTGAACGGCAAGTTGGTCAAGGCCTGCATCACCAACGCGCTGACCGTGCAGGGCAAGGAAGTGTTGACGGTTGAGGGGCTTGGACGGCCCGGAGCCCTCCATCCCCTGCAGTTGGCCTTCCATGAGCACTACGCGGCCCAGTGCGGTTTCTGCACGCCCGGTATGCTCATGGCGGCGAAGGCGCTTCTGGACGAGAACCCGAAGCCGACGCGCGAAGAGGTGAAAGAGGCGCTGTCTGGCAACCTCTGCCGCTGCACCGGCTACGTGAAGATCGTGGAAGCCGTTTTGGCCGCAGCGGGCGAGAAGGCCTAG
- a CDS encoding XdhC family protein encodes MENAADLYKAIYESVEKGESVCVATVVGAKGSTPRNMGAKMLIWQDGRTLGSVGGGELEMRVVAAAQEVFAKGRPMRLDFSLRGGGDAGICGGDAEVFLELVAAKPRLVIIGGGHVGNALSRLAALLDFRVVVMDTRELDASLFPESAQLVQVQSYDALPKEWFDAQTYAVIMTPNHMGDRAALAQLVQLPLAYLGMIGSRRKVEQTFQALREQGVPEDALNRVYAPIGLGIGAETPMEIAVSIAAEIIQVRNTAHLGKEAREQRHQSLKQAIHG; translated from the coding sequence ATGGAGAACGCAGCAGACTTGTACAAGGCGATCTACGAGTCGGTTGAGAAGGGCGAGAGCGTCTGTGTGGCCACGGTGGTGGGCGCGAAGGGTTCCACGCCGCGGAACATGGGCGCGAAGATGCTCATCTGGCAGGACGGGCGCACGCTGGGTAGCGTGGGCGGCGGGGAGTTGGAAATGCGCGTGGTGGCGGCGGCGCAGGAGGTCTTTGCGAAGGGCCGGCCGATGCGTCTGGACTTCTCGCTGCGCGGCGGGGGCGACGCGGGGATATGCGGCGGCGACGCCGAGGTGTTCCTGGAGTTGGTGGCCGCCAAGCCGAGGTTGGTGATCATCGGCGGCGGGCACGTCGGGAACGCCTTGAGCCGACTGGCCGCGCTGTTGGATTTTCGCGTCGTGGTGATGGATACGCGAGAACTGGATGCGTCGCTTTTCCCGGAGTCGGCGCAGTTGGTTCAGGTGCAGTCCTATGACGCGCTGCCGAAGGAGTGGTTTGACGCCCAGACCTATGCGGTGATCATGACGCCGAACCACATGGGAGACCGCGCGGCGTTGGCGCAGTTGGTGCAGTTGCCGCTGGCGTATCTGGGGATGATCGGCAGCCGCCGGAAGGTGGAGCAGACGTTCCAGGCTTTGCGCGAGCAGGGCGTGCCGGAGGATGCGCTGAACCGAGTCTACGCTCCCATCGGCCTAGGGATTGGCGCAGAGACGCCCATGGAGATTGCGGTGAGCATCGCCGCCGAGATCATTCAGGTGCGCAATACCGCGCATCTGGGAAAGGAGGCCCGCGAGCAAAGGCATCAGAGTTTGAAGCAGGCGATTCATGGGTAG
- a CDS encoding molybdopterin-dependent oxidoreductase — MKKRGVGFAVGLYPTGMSGGGDSSQAVVKVKPDGSVDLILTSVDIGQGCKTVLAQIAAEELGVPYDRVDVVNDDTDTGPLCFGTFASRVTFVAGNATKQAAREAKQILFSVAADKLEASPDDLEAANGKIYVKGAPERSVDIGAIAGEATFGLRKVIVGRGHYMRAPSAPDPATGKTDPFATLAWAAVEAEVEVDTDTGEVTVLRLDCAYDVGKAINPLLAEGQIQGGAVMGIGAALMEQLYPYKSPVKFPAETFGDYVIPTAVDVPEVTAAIYECPSPDGPFGAKGIGEMTANAPGPAIAAAVHEAIGVWIDELPITPEKVLCALQAKG, encoded by the coding sequence ATGAAAAAGCGAGGAGTTGGGTTTGCAGTCGGGCTCTATCCTACCGGCATGAGCGGGGGCGGCGACTCCAGCCAGGCGGTGGTGAAGGTCAAGCCGGATGGCAGCGTGGACCTGATCCTCACGTCGGTGGACATCGGCCAGGGGTGCAAGACGGTGCTGGCGCAGATTGCCGCCGAGGAACTGGGCGTGCCCTATGACCGCGTGGACGTGGTGAACGACGACACGGATACCGGCCCGCTCTGCTTCGGCACCTTTGCCAGCCGGGTTACCTTCGTGGCGGGCAACGCGACCAAGCAGGCGGCCCGGGAGGCCAAGCAGATCCTGTTCAGCGTGGCTGCGGACAAACTGGAGGCGTCGCCGGATGACCTGGAAGCCGCGAACGGCAAGATATACGTCAAGGGTGCGCCCGAGCGTTCGGTGGACATCGGGGCGATCGCGGGCGAGGCCACCTTCGGCCTGCGGAAGGTGATCGTGGGGCGCGGCCACTACATGCGCGCGCCCTCGGCTCCGGACCCCGCCACCGGCAAGACGGACCCGTTCGCGACGCTGGCGTGGGCCGCGGTTGAGGCGGAAGTGGAGGTGGACACCGACACGGGCGAGGTTACCGTACTGCGGCTGGACTGCGCCTACGATGTCGGCAAGGCCATCAATCCGCTGCTGGCCGAAGGGCAAATCCAGGGCGGCGCGGTCATGGGCATAGGCGCTGCGCTGATGGAGCAACTGTATCCGTACAAGTCGCCGGTGAAGTTCCCAGCCGAGACGTTCGGAGACTATGTGATTCCCACCGCGGTGGACGTGCCCGAGGTTACGGCGGCCATCTACGAATGCCCGTCCCCCGACGGGCCCTTTGGCGCGAAGGGCATCGGCGAAATGACGGCGAATGCGCCCGGCCCGGCTATCGCCGCCGCGGTCCACGAGGCCATCGGCGTGTGGATTGACGAACTGCCGATAACGCCGGAGAAAGTGCTCTGCGCGTTGCAGGCGAAGGGCTAG